From a region of the Flavobacterium sediminilitoris genome:
- a CDS encoding RNA methyltransferase produces the protein MRKLANAELDRKNIEEFKEAKKTPIIVVLDDIRSLHNIGSVFRTSDAFLIEKIYLCGITAIPPNKEIHKTALGATETVTWEYAKDVLEVITKLKEEKVKIYSIEQTEKAVMLNDFTVANNEKYALIFGNEVKGVSQEAINESNGVIEIPQVGSKHSLNISVSAGIVIWDLFQKLQ, from the coding sequence ATGAGAAAGTTAGCCAACGCAGAATTAGACAGAAAGAACATAGAAGAATTTAAAGAAGCTAAAAAAACACCTATTATTGTTGTTTTAGACGATATTAGAAGTTTACATAATATTGGTTCCGTTTTTAGGACTTCTGACGCTTTTTTAATTGAAAAAATCTATTTGTGTGGTATTACTGCTATTCCTCCTAACAAAGAAATTCACAAAACAGCACTTGGAGCCACTGAAACGGTAACTTGGGAATATGCTAAAGATGTTTTAGAGGTTATTACTAAGTTGAAAGAAGAAAAAGTAAAAATCTATTCTATTGAGCAAACAGAAAAAGCAGTAATGCTTAATGATTTTACTGTAGCAAATAATGAAAAATATGCTTTAATTTTTGGTAATGAAGTGAAAGGTGTTTCGCAAGAAGCCATTAACGAAAGCAATGGAGTGATTGAAATTCCACAAGTGGGCAGCAAACATTCTTTGAATATTTCGGTTAGTGCTGGAATTGTTATTTGGGATTTGTTTCAGAAATTGCAATAA
- a CDS encoding amidohydrolase family protein: MRNFLKLSLVLICQIAFSQKETADYVVKNVSIIPMNKETIIKNQDVFIVNGKIISITKSGRSRIKAKEIIDGEDKYIMPSLADAHVHLPEEEKDLKRFFDLNLMNGVTKLRSMRGTWEHKKWRDKYNSKEIMAPKLYLSSPPISRNYDITEEQMMAYVKTAKGDEFDIVKMMSIKNQDLFIKFDSICKSYDMKIAGHFISNPKGIVIEDEIIFKSSFNSIEHLGGLVGEPKKLESRVKALKENNIYVCPTLLWYQIAYGLFNLDDIVKIPGMEFYDEKTKEEWVEKTKLYREKTGKEAIEKELAFYGKEMEERLMVLKQLDAVGIKLLLSPDSSSKYTIPGFSVFTEMQLYKKAGLSNYAILKAATVNFADYFNDATYGIIEEGKSADFILLNENPLKNLNTLQNIEGVFYNYQFLNKTDLERIRKEHVLN, from the coding sequence ATGAGAAATTTTTTAAAACTTTCGTTAGTATTAATTTGTCAAATTGCATTTTCTCAAAAGGAAACAGCAGACTATGTTGTTAAAAATGTTTCTATTATACCTATGAATAAAGAAACTATAATTAAAAATCAAGATGTTTTCATTGTGAATGGTAAAATTATAAGCATTACAAAATCGGGAAGATCAAGAATAAAAGCTAAGGAAATTATTGATGGAGAAGATAAATATATAATGCCATCATTAGCTGATGCACACGTTCATTTGCCAGAAGAAGAGAAAGACTTAAAACGCTTTTTTGATTTAAACCTGATGAATGGTGTAACTAAATTGCGTTCTATGCGAGGAACTTGGGAACATAAAAAATGGAGAGACAAATACAATTCAAAAGAGATAATGGCACCAAAATTATACCTCTCATCTCCGCCTATAAGTAGAAATTATGATATAACGGAAGAGCAAATGATGGCCTATGTGAAAACAGCAAAAGGAGATGAATTTGACATTGTAAAAATGATGAGTATTAAAAATCAGGATCTTTTTATAAAATTTGATAGTATTTGTAAGTCTTACGATATGAAAATAGCAGGACATTTTATAAGTAATCCAAAAGGGATAGTGATTGAGGATGAAATTATTTTTAAATCAAGTTTTAATTCTATCGAACATTTAGGAGGTTTAGTAGGAGAGCCGAAGAAGCTTGAAAGTAGAGTTAAAGCATTAAAAGAGAACAATATTTATGTTTGTCCTACATTATTGTGGTATCAAATAGCATATGGTTTATTCAATTTAGATGATATTGTTAAAATTCCAGGTATGGAGTTTTATGATGAAAAGACAAAAGAAGAATGGGTAGAAAAAACGAAATTATATAGAGAAAAAACAGGAAAAGAAGCTATTGAAAAAGAATTAGCGTTCTATGGAAAAGAAATGGAAGAAAGGCTAATGGTATTGAAACAATTAGATGCAGTAGGGATTAAGCTCTTGTTAAGTCCAGATAGTAGCTCAAAATACACCATTCCAGGGTTTAGTGTTTTTACAGAAATGCAATTGTATAAAAAAGCAGGACTTTCTAATTATGCTATTTTGAAAGCAGCAACGGTGAATTTTGCCGATTATTTTAATGATGCTACTTATGGTATAATTGAAGAAGGAAAATCTGCCGATTTTATTTTGCTAAACGAAAATCCTTTGAAAAACTTAAATACATTGCAAAATATTGAAGGTGTTTTTTATAATTATCAATTTCTGAATAAGACAGATTTAGAAAGAATAAGGAAAGAACACGTGCTAAATTAA
- a CDS encoding tetratricopeptide repeat protein, with the protein MKKFLTLFFFLYGIIISFSQTDSIQSKKEQQQAIIDEYYANCATKYNYYYQMAQWQECLDAGLEKDSTIAYLWQQKAMPLFKTRKYEAGMVFLDKAVKLDEEKWLDYRGFIKCIFAKTYKEAILDFERCKIMRGNSYVMDHTYDFHIALSYLQLNEFEKAATIFKADIEDQISKYKAAHYLDLFYYGITLYEQKKWNEAISIFDKSLEQYPEFSDVKFYKGICLAQLGRKEESKLVFEESENDFINGYTINEDQIFYETYPYQVKRKE; encoded by the coding sequence ATGAAAAAATTTCTAACACTATTTTTTTTCTTATATGGTATAATAATTTCTTTTTCGCAAACGGACTCAATTCAATCTAAAAAAGAGCAACAACAAGCAATTATTGATGAGTATTATGCTAATTGCGCTACGAAATACAATTATTATTATCAAATGGCACAATGGCAAGAATGCCTAGATGCTGGCTTGGAAAAAGATTCTACAATTGCTTATTTATGGCAACAAAAAGCAATGCCTTTATTTAAAACCAGAAAGTATGAAGCAGGAATGGTGTTTTTGGATAAAGCAGTAAAGCTAGACGAAGAAAAATGGTTAGATTATAGAGGATTCATCAAATGTATTTTTGCAAAAACGTATAAAGAAGCAATTCTAGATTTTGAAAGATGTAAAATAATGAGAGGAAATAGCTATGTGATGGATCATACTTACGATTTTCATATTGCGTTAAGCTATTTGCAATTGAATGAGTTTGAAAAAGCAGCAACTATCTTTAAAGCTGATATAGAAGATCAGATTTCAAAATACAAAGCAGCACATTATTTAGATTTGTTTTATTATGGTATAACGCTTTATGAACAAAAAAAATGGAATGAAGCCATTTCAATTTTTGATAAATCATTAGAGCAATATCCTGAGTTTTCAGATGTGAAGTTTTACAAAGGAATCTGTTTGGCACAATTAGGAAGAAAAGAAGAATCTAAACTTGTTTTTGAAGAATCGGAAAATGATTTTATAAACGGATACACCATAAATGAAGATCAAATTTTTTATGAAACTTATCCGTATCAAGTAAAACGAAAAGAATAA
- a CDS encoding HTTM domain-containing protein, protein MKKLSKFYNKIEGFFFDSSNNTEFLSFFRIAAGIVILLHFISIFNDFDLFFSSKSIIPSDIMATFNQDWQLTFPILVKQIESIGISEATTIIITKTAYILLSVCIIIGFFSRISAFILLFIQILLMKGSTFFIYGADFFTSMSLFYLILFPSDAYFSIRHFFRPNKKKEYNYMPVKRLFQIHISIAYFFSGFDKLLGFNWWNGESIWKAIHLPYANRDFNFDFSWMADHSYILVIIGWSTIIIEMFYPLFVWIPKTRRLWVTLTISMHIGIALVLNLYYFSAIMIVWNLTNFYFENPATVTSKHSIFNFLQRNKKNTLTLT, encoded by the coding sequence ATGAAAAAACTATCAAAATTTTACAACAAAATTGAAGGCTTTTTCTTCGATTCTTCGAATAACACCGAATTCTTATCCTTTTTCAGAATTGCCGCTGGAATAGTTATATTATTGCACTTCATATCAATATTTAATGATTTCGATCTATTCTTTTCTAGCAAAAGCATAATTCCTTCAGATATCATGGCCACTTTTAATCAAGATTGGCAATTAACTTTCCCTATACTAGTAAAACAAATAGAAAGCATAGGAATCTCAGAAGCAACCACAATTATAATCACCAAAACTGCATATATCTTATTATCTGTATGCATCATTATCGGTTTCTTTTCAAGAATTAGCGCTTTTATCCTTCTCTTTATTCAAATTTTATTAATGAAAGGAAGTACCTTTTTTATTTATGGCGCTGACTTTTTTACCAGTATGTCTCTATTTTACTTAATTTTATTTCCTTCCGATGCTTATTTTTCCATTCGTCATTTTTTTAGACCCAATAAAAAGAAAGAATATAATTATATGCCTGTAAAGCGTCTTTTTCAAATACACATTAGTATTGCTTATTTTTTCTCAGGTTTTGACAAGCTACTAGGATTTAACTGGTGGAATGGTGAATCTATCTGGAAAGCCATTCATTTACCTTATGCCAATAGAGATTTTAATTTTGACTTTTCATGGATGGCTGACCACTCTTATATTCTTGTTATCATAGGTTGGTCTACTATAATAATAGAAATGTTCTATCCTTTGTTTGTATGGATTCCAAAGACAAGAAGATTATGGGTCACTTTAACTATTTCAATGCATATCGGAATTGCTTTAGTACTAAATCTATACTATTTTTCAGCCATTATGATTGTGTGGAATCTAACAAACTTCTATTTTGAAAACCCAGCTACAGTTACCAGCAAACATTCCATTTTTAATTTTTTGCAACGTAATAAAAAGAACACATTGACACTAACTTGA
- a CDS encoding S46 family peptidase, protein MKFFKLLLLFLITPLFAQQGGMWIPSLLKGMNESEMKNLGMKMKAEDIYNVNKSSLKDAIVHFNGGCTSEIISQKGLLLTNHHCGYGAIQSHSTVESDYLQDGFWAKDLTEELPNPGMVATLIVSIHDVTETILEGTSTLTSEAEKQNKIYENINNLQKSFTKEAWQENKIRTFYEGNQYILFVTETFKDIRLVGTPPSSIGKFGSDTDNWIWPRHTGDFSLFRIYANKDNKPSEYSKDNVPYTPKHFLPISLDGVSEDDFTLVFGFPGRTQEYLPAIAVEQLVNSINPAKIEIRDAALKVQDGFMRKDKAIKIQYASKYASVANYWKKWIGEKQGLEKSNAVQIKRDFEKEFQKRVEKNNKTAEYGNLLSDFQKNYDEIAQYTLAKDYFSEVVLRNTELLSFGFKLYQLEQVYNSKGEQAFNDRKENLIAGFEEAYKNFNPDVDEKVFEQLITLYSNKSPFTPALLKKENYSKLSADIYKKSKLTSYNGIKDLLKGDAKSVIKSLNKDSGYELVKTIADNFYANVAPKYDELNTKIAALQRDYMKAQLELFPDARYFPDANSTLRVTYGKVKGYSPNDAVYYQPVTHLEGIMEKYIPNDYEFDVPTKLIELYKAKDYGQYADNGKMPVCFIGTNHTTGGNSGSPAIDANGNLIGLNFDRVWEGTMSDIHYDPEICRNIMVDIRYVLFIIDKYANAKNLIDEMKLVHPKKGNKKSRKRK, encoded by the coding sequence ATGAAATTTTTTAAATTATTATTATTATTTCTTATTACCCCTCTTTTTGCTCAACAGGGCGGAATGTGGATTCCTTCATTACTTAAAGGAATGAATGAAAGTGAAATGAAAAACCTTGGCATGAAAATGAAAGCTGAAGATATTTACAATGTAAATAAATCGAGCTTGAAAGATGCAATTGTACATTTCAATGGAGGTTGTACTTCAGAAATAATATCTCAAAAAGGATTGTTATTAACTAATCATCATTGTGGTTATGGTGCTATCCAAAGTCATTCAACTGTGGAAAGTGATTATTTACAAGATGGTTTTTGGGCAAAAGATTTAACTGAAGAATTACCTAATCCAGGAATGGTTGCTACTTTAATTGTAAGTATTCATGATGTAACTGAAACAATTTTAGAAGGAACTTCTACATTAACTTCTGAAGCTGAAAAGCAAAATAAGATTTACGAAAACATCAACAATCTACAAAAAAGTTTCACTAAAGAAGCTTGGCAAGAAAACAAAATTAGAACCTTTTATGAAGGAAATCAATATATTCTATTTGTAACTGAAACATTTAAAGACATTAGACTTGTAGGAACTCCTCCAAGTTCTATTGGAAAATTTGGTTCTGACACAGACAACTGGATTTGGCCAAGACATACTGGTGATTTTTCTCTTTTTAGAATTTATGCTAACAAAGACAACAAACCATCTGAATATTCTAAAGATAATGTACCTTACACGCCTAAACATTTTTTACCTATTTCGTTAGATGGTGTTAGCGAAGACGACTTTACTTTAGTATTTGGTTTCCCAGGAAGAACACAAGAATATTTACCAGCTATTGCTGTTGAACAACTTGTAAACTCAATAAATCCTGCAAAAATTGAAATTAGAGATGCTGCCTTAAAAGTACAAGATGGTTTTATGAGAAAAGATAAAGCTATCAAAATTCAATATGCTTCAAAATATGCTAGTGTTGCGAACTATTGGAAAAAATGGATTGGAGAGAAGCAAGGTTTAGAAAAATCAAATGCTGTTCAAATAAAAAGAGATTTTGAAAAAGAATTCCAAAAACGTGTTGAAAAAAACAATAAAACAGCAGAATATGGAAATCTTTTAAGTGATTTTCAAAAGAATTATGATGAAATTGCTCAATACACATTAGCTAAAGATTATTTTTCAGAAGTTGTACTGAGAAATACTGAATTACTGAGTTTTGGTTTTAAATTATATCAATTAGAACAAGTTTATAATTCAAAAGGAGAGCAAGCTTTTAATGATAGAAAAGAGAATTTAATTGCTGGTTTTGAAGAAGCCTATAAAAATTTCAATCCAGATGTTGACGAAAAAGTTTTTGAACAATTAATTACATTATATTCAAATAAATCTCCATTTACTCCTGCATTACTAAAAAAAGAAAATTATAGTAAACTTAGTGCTGATATTTACAAAAAATCAAAACTAACATCATATAATGGAATAAAAGATTTATTAAAAGGCGATGCTAAATCTGTGATTAAAAGCCTTAATAAAGATAGTGGTTATGAATTAGTAAAAACTATTGCTGATAATTTCTATGCTAATGTAGCTCCTAAATATGATGAATTAAACACTAAAATAGCAGCTTTACAAAGAGATTACATGAAAGCGCAATTAGAACTTTTCCCTGATGCTCGCTATTTCCCTGATGCAAATAGTACTTTAAGAGTAACGTATGGTAAAGTAAAAGGATATAGCCCAAATGACGCTGTTTATTATCAGCCTGTAACACATTTAGAAGGAATAATGGAAAAATATATTCCTAATGATTATGAATTTGATGTTCCTACTAAATTAATTGAACTTTATAAAGCCAAAGATTATGGTCAATATGCCGACAACGGAAAAATGCCTGTTTGTTTTATAGGAACAAATCATACAACAGGAGGAAATTCTGGTAGTCCAGCGATAGATGCTAATGGAAATTTGATTGGTTTAAATTTTGACAGAGTATGGGAAGGAACAATGAGCGATATTCATTATGATCCAGAAATTTGTAGAAACATAATGGTTGATATTCGCTATGTATTATTTATTATTGATAAGTATGCAAATGCAAAAAATCTCATTGATGAAATGAAATTAGTTCACCCTAAAAAAGGAAATAAAAAATCTAGAAAGAGAAAATAA
- the mutS gene encoding DNA mismatch repair protein MutS translates to MKQYNGIKVKYPDACLLFRVGDFYETFGEDAVRAAGILGITLTKRGAGSDSETALAGFPHHSLNTYLPKLVKAGLRVAICDQLEDPKMTKTIVKRGVTELVTPGVSMNDEVLHSKTNNFLASVHFGKKNLGVSFLDVSTGEFLTAQGNEEYIDKLLQNFNPSEILVPKQNKTQFRETFGEDFHTFFLEDWIYKEDYAIETLTKHFQTNSLKGFGIEELQEGVIASGAVLYYLSETQHNKIQHITNIQRIAEDAYVWMDRFTIRNLELYHSTNVNAVTLLDVIDKTLSPMGARLLKRWLALPLKDASKIKNRHEVVAYLKDNPEVLQKIQYQIKQISDLERLISKVATGKISPREVTYLNDSLNAIIPIKEIALQSKNEALKVIGDSLHACELLREKIKNTIHSDAPVHVNKGNAIAVGVNEELDELRAISSKGKGYLEDLERRESERTGIPSLKVSFNNVFGYYIEVRNTHKDKVPTEWIRKQTLVSAERYITEELKEYEAKILGAEDKIQQLENQLFEQLVNWMSTYIKPVQHNASLIAQLDCLNSFTQLAIENNYSQPFLDDSFDLEIKEGRHPVIEKQLPIGVPYISNDVFLDRETQQIIMITGPNMSGKSAILRQTALIVLLAQMGSFVPAENVRMGVVDKIFTRVGASDNISMGESTFMVEMNETASILNNISERSLVLLDEIGRGTSTYDGISIAWAISEYLHEHPNKPKTLFATHYHELNEMEVLFDRIQNYNVSVKELKDTVLFIRKLVKGGSAHSFGIHVAKMAGMPQTVIQKAQKILKKLEKDHSGAELSGTKIATEEELQLSFFNLDDPLLEEIKEEIVNIDINTLTPVEALMKLNEIKRMLVKK, encoded by the coding sequence ATGAAGCAATACAATGGGATAAAGGTAAAATATCCTGATGCTTGTTTGTTATTTCGTGTAGGAGATTTTTATGAAACCTTTGGAGAGGATGCAGTTAGAGCAGCAGGAATTTTAGGAATAACCTTAACAAAAAGAGGAGCTGGCTCAGATAGTGAAACTGCTTTGGCAGGTTTTCCACATCATTCATTAAATACGTATTTGCCTAAATTAGTTAAAGCAGGTCTTCGAGTGGCTATTTGTGACCAATTAGAAGATCCAAAAATGACCAAAACTATTGTAAAAAGAGGCGTAACTGAATTAGTTACACCTGGAGTGTCGATGAATGATGAGGTGTTGCACTCTAAAACAAACAATTTTTTAGCATCGGTTCATTTTGGTAAAAAAAACTTAGGAGTTTCATTCTTAGATGTTTCAACAGGAGAGTTTTTAACAGCACAAGGAAACGAAGAATATATCGATAAATTATTGCAAAATTTCAATCCAAGTGAAATTCTAGTTCCAAAACAGAATAAAACACAATTTAGAGAAACATTTGGAGAAGATTTTCATACTTTCTTTTTAGAAGATTGGATTTATAAAGAAGATTATGCAATTGAAACCTTAACAAAACATTTTCAGACTAATTCGCTTAAAGGCTTTGGAATAGAAGAATTACAAGAAGGTGTTATTGCTTCTGGAGCTGTTTTGTACTATTTATCAGAAACTCAGCACAACAAAATACAACATATTACAAATATTCAACGTATTGCAGAAGATGCTTACGTTTGGATGGATCGTTTTACTATTCGAAATCTTGAGTTATATCATTCTACAAACGTTAATGCGGTTACTCTTTTAGATGTTATAGATAAAACACTTTCGCCAATGGGAGCACGTTTGTTAAAAAGATGGCTAGCATTACCATTGAAAGACGCAAGTAAGATTAAAAATCGTCATGAAGTAGTAGCTTATTTAAAAGATAATCCAGAAGTTTTACAAAAAATACAATACCAAATTAAGCAAATTTCAGATTTAGAACGCTTAATATCTAAGGTAGCAACAGGCAAAATATCACCTAGAGAAGTTACGTATTTAAATGATTCATTAAATGCAATTATTCCAATAAAAGAAATAGCATTGCAAAGTAAAAATGAAGCGTTAAAAGTAATAGGAGATAGTCTACATGCTTGTGAATTATTAAGAGAAAAAATTAAAAACACGATCCATAGTGATGCTCCAGTTCATGTAAACAAAGGGAATGCAATAGCGGTAGGAGTAAATGAAGAGTTAGATGAATTAAGAGCAATATCTTCAAAAGGAAAAGGATATTTAGAAGATTTAGAGAGAAGAGAAAGCGAGCGTACTGGAATTCCTTCTTTGAAAGTTTCGTTTAATAATGTATTCGGATATTATATTGAAGTTCGAAATACGCATAAAGACAAAGTACCAACAGAGTGGATTCGAAAACAAACATTAGTTAGTGCTGAACGCTATATAACAGAAGAATTAAAAGAATATGAAGCTAAAATTCTAGGGGCAGAAGATAAAATTCAGCAATTAGAAAATCAATTGTTTGAACAATTGGTAAATTGGATGAGTACATATATTAAACCTGTTCAACATAATGCTAGTTTAATAGCTCAATTAGATTGTTTAAATTCTTTTACACAATTAGCAATCGAAAATAATTATTCCCAACCTTTTTTAGATGATAGTTTTGATTTAGAAATAAAAGAAGGACGTCATCCAGTAATTGAAAAACAATTGCCAATAGGAGTGCCTTATATTTCAAATGATGTTTTCTTGGATAGAGAAACACAGCAAATTATTATGATTACAGGGCCAAATATGTCTGGAAAGTCTGCTATATTACGTCAAACAGCATTGATTGTGCTCTTGGCTCAAATGGGAAGTTTTGTGCCAGCAGAAAATGTTAGAATGGGTGTAGTGGATAAAATTTTTACTAGAGTAGGAGCTAGTGATAATATTTCAATGGGAGAATCTACGTTTATGGTAGAAATGAATGAAACAGCTTCTATTTTGAATAATATTTCCGAAAGAAGTTTAGTCTTATTAGATGAAATTGGTCGTGGAACATCTACTTATGATGGAATTTCTATAGCTTGGGCAATTTCAGAATATTTACATGAGCATCCTAATAAACCTAAAACTTTATTTGCAACACATTATCATGAATTAAATGAAATGGAAGTTTTGTTTGACCGAATTCAAAATTATAATGTGTCTGTGAAAGAATTGAAAGATACTGTTTTGTTTATTCGAAAATTAGTAAAAGGAGGAAGCGCACATAGTTTTGGTATTCATGTTGCAAAAATGGCAGGAATGCCGCAAACAGTAATTCAAAAAGCTCAGAAAATTTTAAAAAAATTAGAAAAAGACCATTCAGGAGCCGAATTAAGTGGAACAAAAATAGCAACTGAAGAAGAATTGCAATTAAGTTTTTTTAATTTAGATGATCCTCTTTTAGAAGAAATAAAAGAAGAAATTGTAAATATTGATATTAATACTTTAACTCCTGTTGAAGCCTTAATGAAGTTAAATGAAATAAAAAGAATGCTGGTTAAAAAATAA